One window of the Salvia miltiorrhiza cultivar Shanhuang (shh) chromosome 6, IMPLAD_Smil_shh, whole genome shotgun sequence genome contains the following:
- the LOC130990225 gene encoding uncharacterized protein LOC130990225 yields MLIDTAMSEIKGLASFFKSYRETGFSSAMETAKQLANELGTDPIFPQRRIIRRKRQFDEMVGEETSLSLEEEFRIQYFLYIVDQAIASLDKRFEQYELYENIFGFLFDSEKLRSLDDIKLQSCCSHFEDALRKGEVSDIHGHDLYIELKLFREMLPKEKMGARDLSIFLKRFNCFPNVMIAYRILLTVPVTVASAERSFSKLKLLKSHLRTTMSQERLNGLALMAIECDLLEEIDDESVISDFVSKFTRRAALFK; encoded by the coding sequence ATGTTGATTGATACTGCCATGAGCGAGATAAAGGGTTTGGcttctttttttaaaagttaTAGAGAAACCGGATTTTCAAGTGCTATGGAAACTGCGAAACAATTAGCAAATGAATTAGGAACTGACCCTATATTTCCTCAAAGGCGTATAATACGTAGAAAAAGACAATTTGATGAGATGGTTGGTGAGGAAACATCACTATCTTTAGAGGAAGAATTTAGAATTCAATACTTTTTATACATTGTAGATCAAGCAATTGCATCATTAGATAAGAGGTTTGAACAATATGAGTTATATGAGAATATTTTTGGTTTTTTGTTCGATTCTGAGAAGCTCCGATCACTTGATGATATTAAACTTCAATCTTGTTGTAGTCACTTTGAAGATGCACTTAGAAAAGGTGAGGTATCAGATATTCATGGACATGATCTATATATTGAGTTAAAATTGTTTAGAGAGATGTTGCCTAAAGAAAAAATGGGAGCAAGGGATTTATCAATATTTTTGAAACGATTTAATTGTTTTCCAAATGTAATGATTGCTTATAGAATCTTACTTACGGTTCCTGTTACTGTTGCTTCAGCAGAAAGAAGCTTTTCAAAGTTGAAGTTGCTTAAATCACACTTACGGACAACTATGTCGCAGGAAAGACTAAATGGCCTTGCTTTGATGGCGATCGAATGTGATCTTTTGGAAGAAATTGATGATGAAAGTGTTATTAgtgattttgtttcaaaatttacaAGGAGGGCAGCACTTTTCAAGTGA